The genomic interval AGCTTGAATCAGTCCGGTGACCATCATGGGTGCCACTCCATTTTCCGTGGAACACACCACGTACAACCCTGACGCCGTCTACCTCTCATGGGAAGTGGACGGGAAATTCGTGAGTAGGCCCCGTGCCCCTCCACCGACAGACAGGTGATCGAATGCCATGGCGCCTGTCAGTGGTCCGCCAAGGTCAGGTACTGATACGATGCACACAGTTCGGCGATGGGCGTGAAGTTGCCCTCCTCGAGTACATCTACGCTCGGCCGGATCTTGAGAAGCTGAGAGGCAACCCCCAGAAGGTTCTGCAAGCCATCGACGATTACGGTCGGTCCGTCAGAGGTCTGATCAACATCGGGTCCATGAAAGGATCCATCGTTTGCGACATTATCGCTAGACACAGACCTGCCGTGGTACTCGAACTGGGCGGTTACATTGGATACTCGGCCATTATGTTTGGACATGCCATGAGACAGGCTGGTGGAAAGCAGTACTACAGTGTCGAGAAGAGTCCTCTCTTTGCTGCTATAGCCACAAGCTTGATTGACCTCGCCGGCCTCAGAGACAATGTcagggttgtggttgggaCGGGGGCGGAAGGAACTCGGCGCTTGTACGATGAAGGGAAGATTTCTCGTGTCGATATGGCCTTCTTCGACCACTTCAAGCCAGCATACACTGATGACCTCAA from Podospora pseudoanserina strain CBS 124.78 chromosome 6, whole genome shotgun sequence carries:
- a CDS encoding hypothetical protein (EggNog:ENOG503NVX0; COG:Q), whose translation is MGATPFSVEHTTYNPDAVYLSWEVDGKFFGDGREVALLEYIYARPDLEKLRGNPQKVLQAIDDYGRSVRGLINIGSMKGSIVCDIIARHRPAVVLELGGYIGYSAIMFGHAMRQAGGKQYYSVEKSPLFAAIATSLIDLAGLRDNVRVVVGTGAEGTRRLYDEGKISRVDMAFFDHFKPAYTDDLKLCERLGVVGPGTLIVADNMVLPGNPRYLEWVHASVERKREMDKGAVEKGNPNLRYRNQSISSWEPSGQEDAMEITECYGIEE